The proteins below are encoded in one region of Leptospira hartskeerlii:
- the ispG gene encoding (E)-4-hydroxy-3-methylbut-2-enyl-diphosphate synthase, which produces MNFRYNYSPFSYQRRRTREVKVGDVGIGGNNPIRIQSMITADTRDTENSVRQILELEAAGCEIVRLTVPSQPDADNLPNIRKELKRLGSKVPLVADIHFTPSVAMKSVEWVEKVRINPGNFADKKKFAVRDYSELEYKEELERISEVFSPLVLRCKELGVSMRIGTNHGSLSDRIMNKYGDTPQGMVESAIEFIRIAESLSYKDIIVSMKASNPQVMVQAYRLLCSRFMELQMDYPLHLGVTEAGDGKDGRIKSAIGIGSLLEDGLGDTIRVSLTEDPIHEVPVARLLADKYNRLRFPETQSSGYSEFRNPYSYQRFYSKPTHIGSLSLGENHAVRIESILPFESESGFSQELASLKNYARSRSLELEMVSVPLPTDEFLREECISASKSSSVPMGVIVEQNELLLEDLLEDLIPFSKVTIDPFHHFQNRDSLLEFLHKREGKGITELNVQAYQIESLKGLPEEFKNAGIESITFSIQTFHILHDYRKLARILSDFDYPIFLSAEYPDMETALYESSIGIGGMLTDGIGDMLRIKVIDSEPEAVLQLGFDILQATRLRLTKTEYISCPSCGRTLFDLQTTTARIKEKTGHLKGVKIAVMGCIVNGPGEMADADFGYVGAGPGKVHLYRGKEIVLKNVPSEEADERLVQLIKDSGMWMERESVASETGH; this is translated from the coding sequence ATGAACTTCCGATACAATTATTCTCCATTCTCTTACCAACGCCGCAGAACTAGAGAGGTAAAAGTAGGAGATGTTGGGATCGGTGGAAATAATCCGATCCGCATCCAATCCATGATCACTGCGGACACTAGAGACACTGAAAACTCCGTTAGACAAATCCTGGAATTAGAAGCAGCAGGTTGCGAGATCGTTCGATTGACTGTACCTTCTCAACCGGATGCGGATAATTTGCCGAATATCCGCAAAGAACTCAAACGATTAGGAAGTAAAGTTCCACTAGTAGCTGATATCCATTTTACTCCAAGTGTCGCAATGAAATCTGTAGAATGGGTGGAGAAGGTCCGTATAAATCCTGGCAACTTCGCAGATAAGAAAAAATTCGCAGTCAGAGATTATTCAGAACTTGAATACAAAGAAGAATTAGAAAGGATCTCGGAAGTATTCAGTCCATTAGTACTTCGTTGTAAAGAGTTGGGAGTCTCTATGAGAATAGGGACAAATCACGGTTCCTTGTCAGATCGTATTATGAATAAATATGGAGACACACCGCAGGGAATGGTGGAGTCGGCGATAGAATTCATTCGGATCGCAGAAAGTCTTTCTTATAAAGATATCATAGTAAGTATGAAGGCTTCCAATCCACAAGTGATGGTTCAAGCTTATCGATTATTATGTAGCCGCTTCATGGAATTGCAGATGGATTATCCATTGCACTTAGGAGTGACTGAAGCCGGAGATGGAAAAGACGGAAGGATCAAATCCGCGATCGGTATCGGTTCCTTATTAGAAGATGGCCTCGGAGACACGATCAGAGTTTCCTTAACGGAAGATCCGATCCACGAAGTTCCAGTCGCGAGATTACTCGCGGACAAATACAATCGACTTAGATTTCCGGAAACCCAAAGCAGCGGATATTCCGAATTCAGAAACCCTTACTCTTACCAAAGATTTTATAGCAAACCGACCCATATAGGAAGTCTTTCACTCGGAGAGAACCATGCGGTTCGGATCGAATCCATTCTACCTTTCGAATCAGAAAGTGGATTTTCGCAAGAGCTCGCCTCACTTAAAAATTACGCTAGATCCAGGTCCTTAGAACTGGAAATGGTTTCAGTGCCTCTACCAACAGACGAATTCCTGAGAGAAGAATGTATTTCAGCAAGCAAGTCTTCCTCCGTGCCAATGGGAGTTATCGTAGAACAAAACGAACTACTACTCGAAGATCTATTAGAGGATCTGATCCCCTTTTCTAAGGTAACAATAGATCCATTCCATCATTTCCAAAATAGGGATTCTTTATTAGAATTTTTGCATAAAAGAGAAGGAAAAGGGATCACTGAACTAAACGTCCAAGCATATCAAATCGAAAGTCTAAAAGGACTACCCGAAGAATTTAAGAATGCAGGAATAGAATCCATAACATTCTCCATTCAAACTTTCCATATATTGCACGATTATAGAAAATTAGCGCGAATACTCAGCGATTTTGATTATCCAATCTTCCTGAGTGCAGAATATCCGGATATGGAAACTGCATTATACGAATCTTCTATAGGGATCGGAGGAATGTTGACTGATGGGATCGGGGACATGCTTCGGATCAAAGTAATTGATAGCGAACCGGAAGCAGTTTTGCAACTCGGGTTTGATATCCTACAAGCTACAAGATTAAGACTTACAAAAACGGAATATATTTCCTGTCCTTCTTGTGGAAGAACATTATTCGATCTTCAAACCACAACCGCACGAATCAAAGAAAAAACAGGCCACTTAAAAGGAGTCAAGATAGCAGTCATGGGCTGCATAGTGAACGGCCCCGGGGAAATGGCGGATGCTGATTTCGGTTACGTAGGCGCAGGCCCAGGCAAAGTGCATTTATATCGCGGGAAGGAAATCGTACTTAAAAACGTTCCTTCCGAAGAAGCGGACGAAAGACTCGTCCAGCTAATCAAAGACTCGGGAATGTGGATGGAAAGAGAATCAGTAGCCAGCGAAACCGGCCACTGA
- a CDS encoding C45 family autoproteolytic acyltransferase/hydolase: MNSETYPLAVLQLKGSQEEMGRQFGEIMNTIGQFEPIFDFYPVMARNLLLGSLPRSNRNFLAKGVTSLLVNWMSRRMMKHRPSEFSARTIAALTSAGRSAKLEKELFTMDSFQNSVGFLGMIQLLPELAHMSPGRSPQMIPACTSVAVWGEQSQDGKLYHARNFDFPGVEVWDKRPIVVFCTPEKGLRYGYIACRGADVPGITAFNEAGLTIAFHTRFHKKIGFNGLGVIDFGHKIISEARSIEEAVSIAKKNKINSTWGLIVTNHKEKGPKAAIIETNYGNVDVVYPKLGKDHIVNTNHYQSEKLQEGEIMAAPVFYHHCISRFDRAEQLLSAQKKRKGTNVVDLQNLLDDTVDCSSGEVRTMGSTIRQITSVKSVVMSAEARKIFVSVGTAPTSSGPYMEIPMAWGEPGYKLLDLSDIKKGKRKKVSSSKNPKAGSAIKHYKKAMLINDDPEMGGIDDILQELQKANEEFTGKDPSILFLEAILYLEKGNLNKAAFLLEQAESLETSSFRKQQSALWLARTQSVLGKQKIADHFYDKIKNSKTEFSTQVWKQKAFQDKGKYSAKKLRQVSPNFIIVEANEL; encoded by the coding sequence ATGAATTCGGAAACGTATCCACTAGCAGTATTACAACTCAAGGGTTCCCAGGAAGAGATGGGAAGGCAATTCGGAGAGATCATGAATACGATCGGGCAGTTTGAGCCGATCTTCGATTTTTATCCTGTTATGGCCCGCAATCTTTTGTTGGGAAGTTTACCTCGTAGCAATCGAAATTTTTTAGCGAAGGGAGTGACTTCTCTTTTGGTGAATTGGATGTCTAGAAGGATGATGAAGCATAGACCTTCCGAGTTTTCTGCGAGGACGATTGCGGCTCTGACGAGTGCTGGTCGTTCTGCGAAGTTGGAAAAGGAACTTTTTACCATGGATTCTTTTCAGAACTCTGTCGGATTTTTAGGGATGATCCAACTTCTTCCTGAATTGGCGCATATGAGCCCTGGTAGAAGTCCTCAAATGATCCCTGCTTGTACTAGCGTTGCCGTTTGGGGAGAACAAAGCCAGGACGGTAAATTGTATCATGCTCGCAATTTTGATTTTCCTGGCGTGGAAGTTTGGGACAAACGTCCGATCGTAGTTTTTTGCACTCCAGAAAAAGGTTTACGTTATGGTTATATTGCATGCAGAGGCGCGGATGTTCCGGGGATCACTGCGTTTAACGAAGCAGGTCTGACGATTGCGTTCCACACTCGTTTTCATAAAAAGATAGGTTTTAACGGTTTAGGCGTGATCGATTTCGGTCATAAGATCATTTCCGAAGCCAGATCTATTGAAGAAGCCGTAAGTATTGCTAAAAAAAATAAGATCAATTCTACTTGGGGTTTGATCGTCACAAATCATAAGGAGAAGGGACCGAAGGCCGCGATTATCGAGACCAATTACGGAAATGTAGATGTAGTTTATCCTAAATTAGGAAAAGATCATATTGTTAATACGAACCATTATCAAAGTGAAAAACTGCAGGAAGGGGAGATTATGGCCGCTCCTGTTTTCTATCATCATTGCATCAGTCGTTTTGATCGGGCAGAGCAACTTCTTTCTGCTCAAAAAAAGAGAAAGGGAACCAATGTTGTTGATCTTCAAAATCTTTTGGATGATACGGTCGATTGCTCCAGCGGAGAAGTTAGAACTATGGGCTCTACTATTCGTCAGATCACTTCTGTTAAGTCCGTGGTAATGAGTGCGGAGGCCCGTAAAATTTTTGTCTCTGTGGGCACTGCCCCAACTAGTAGCGGTCCATATATGGAGATCCCTATGGCTTGGGGAGAACCAGGTTATAAACTTTTGGATCTTTCCGATATTAAAAAAGGAAAAAGGAAGAAAGTTTCCTCCTCTAAAAATCCTAAGGCGGGTTCCGCGATCAAACATTATAAAAAAGCAATGCTCATCAATGACGATCCGGAAATGGGCGGGATAGACGATATCCTTCAGGAATTGCAGAAGGCAAATGAGGAATTTACAGGCAAGGATCCTTCTATCCTTTTCTTAGAAGCAATTTTATATCTGGAAAAAGGAAATCTGAACAAGGCTGCGTTCTTATTGGAACAAGCGGAAAGTTTGGAGACTTCTTCTTTCAGAAAGCAGCAAAGTGCATTGTGGCTGGCTAGGACTCAGTCGGTTTTGGGTAAACAAAAGATAGCAGATCATTTTTACGATAAGATCAAAAATTCTAAAACGGAATTTTCCACTCAGGTTTGGAAACAGAAAGCGTTCCAAGACAAGGGCAAATATTCCGCTAAGAAGTTGAGACAGGTTTCTCCGAATTTTATTATCGTAGAGGCGAACGAGCTTTAA
- a CDS encoding AraC family transcriptional regulator yields the protein MEYLHIFFLKFLQFGAGAAFIYAYLEIIRPGSGNRILALIMTLTGTILLRYSWYLQDDLLEFPYLFIFLHTSVISVGPLIYTYIRSFLETEEESPKEKFLRYGLHFSPVLLFAVFECIFFSQDSSELKSQVIRGAKEFRLDWAHLGSFIASIQVSVYSLFCLYLYHKVSIRYEMYELKLVWFVLLLPVFANGLIGTAYFLKNKYLFDLGASLICIMVLLLFLVRERHPGFFSEITQVIQSAKYQNTPLISKEVEIANSKLKELLEIKNLYRDSELRLVDLAAELGLNLHQTSRYLNEVHKMNFYELINRYRVQEACKRLIEESENSVLDIGFEVGFNSKSTFHSQFVKFMGMSPALYRKQKIKKKE from the coding sequence ATGGAATACCTACATATATTTTTCCTAAAATTTTTGCAGTTCGGGGCTGGAGCTGCATTCATATATGCCTATCTGGAAATCATACGCCCAGGTTCCGGAAATCGGATTTTGGCGCTCATAATGACCTTAACCGGAACCATTCTACTCAGATATTCTTGGTATCTGCAGGATGATTTATTAGAATTTCCTTATCTATTTATATTCTTACATACCAGTGTGATCTCAGTCGGACCACTCATCTACACGTACATCCGCTCCTTCTTAGAAACCGAAGAAGAAAGTCCGAAAGAAAAATTCCTACGCTACGGATTACATTTTTCTCCTGTATTGTTGTTCGCCGTTTTCGAATGTATCTTCTTTTCCCAAGACAGCTCGGAATTAAAAAGCCAGGTGATACGAGGAGCTAAAGAATTTAGACTCGATTGGGCACATTTGGGAAGTTTTATCGCAAGCATCCAAGTTTCAGTATATTCCTTATTCTGTCTCTATCTCTATCACAAAGTAAGCATAAGATACGAAATGTACGAATTAAAGTTGGTATGGTTTGTATTACTTCTGCCAGTATTTGCAAATGGCCTTATAGGAACTGCCTACTTCTTAAAGAACAAATATTTGTTCGATCTAGGAGCTTCACTTATCTGCATTATGGTTCTCCTACTATTCTTGGTTAGAGAAAGACATCCGGGGTTTTTCAGCGAGATCACACAAGTTATCCAAAGTGCAAAATACCAGAACACCCCTCTTATATCAAAAGAAGTAGAAATAGCTAATTCCAAACTGAAAGAACTTTTAGAGATCAAAAACTTATACAGAGACAGCGAATTAAGACTGGTGGATCTAGCCGCAGAGCTTGGACTAAATCTACACCAAACTTCCAGATATTTAAATGAAGTTCACAAAATGAATTTTTACGAGCTCATCAATCGATATAGAGTGCAAGAAGCCTGCAAACGATTGATAGAAGAATCCGAAAATTCGGTATTAGATATCGGATTCGAAGTCGGCTTTAATTCTAAATCTACCTTCCATTCCCAATTCGTAAAATTTATGGGAATGTCGCCTGCATTGTATAGAAAGCAGAAAATTAAGAAAAAGGAATAA
- a CDS encoding SDR family NAD(P)-dependent oxidoreductase produces the protein MQKVLVTGASGHLGLSLVKLLQERGYEVTAAVRDANDSKKTANLKKLGVKLVSADLGDRESLRKALQDQDGLFQVAAAFNLTAKDPQKEVVEPNINGTRNVLEEAHKAGIKKVVYTSSIAAVGTIAEGESPLNESTWNDSAKEPYAISKTQSEKLAWELSKKLGLNLVTVLPGTILGPQFTQPTSSLKLIQDILKGQLPFAPKMTFSYVDVRDVAMAHILAYENPTAQGRYIATGETLSVSQVCKLVKEIHPKAKTTGKELPSFIVRVMPYLDAFKHAITGLDRQINAEIVQDYLQRKQEYNSDRLAKEFQWKPMPVRKSLQETVDWMLSAAV, from the coding sequence ATGCAAAAAGTATTGGTAACTGGTGCCAGCGGACACCTAGGTTTATCTTTAGTAAAACTTCTTCAAGAAAGAGGTTATGAAGTAACAGCAGCCGTTAGAGATGCGAACGACTCAAAGAAAACTGCTAACCTGAAAAAGTTAGGAGTAAAGTTGGTTTCCGCAGATCTGGGCGATAGAGAATCTCTTCGTAAGGCTCTCCAAGATCAGGATGGCCTCTTCCAAGTGGCGGCAGCATTCAATCTGACTGCCAAAGATCCTCAGAAGGAAGTTGTGGAACCGAATATCAACGGAACTAGAAATGTTTTGGAAGAAGCTCACAAGGCAGGGATCAAAAAGGTCGTCTACACTTCCAGCATCGCCGCTGTGGGAACAATTGCAGAAGGAGAATCTCCTCTGAATGAATCCACTTGGAACGATTCCGCAAAAGAACCTTATGCGATTTCTAAAACTCAATCTGAAAAATTGGCTTGGGAACTTTCTAAAAAGTTGGGTTTAAATCTTGTGACGGTTCTGCCTGGAACTATTTTAGGCCCTCAGTTCACTCAGCCTACTTCTTCTTTAAAGCTGATCCAGGACATTCTGAAAGGACAACTTCCATTCGCACCTAAGATGACTTTTTCATACGTAGATGTGAGAGATGTTGCAATGGCGCATATCTTGGCTTACGAAAATCCCACTGCACAAGGGAGATATATTGCAACCGGCGAAACATTATCAGTTTCTCAAGTTTGTAAGTTAGTCAAAGAAATTCATCCTAAAGCAAAAACGACCGGCAAGGAACTTCCATCCTTTATAGTTCGAGTTATGCCTTATCTGGATGCTTTCAAACATGCGATCACCGGTTTGGATAGACAGATCAATGCGGAGATAGTGCAAGACTATCTGCAAAGAAAACAAGAATATAACTCAGATCGATTGGCAAAGGAATTTCAATGGAAACCTATGCCTGTCAGAAAATCACTGCAAGAGACGGTTGACTGGATGTTGTCCGCTGCCGTATAG
- a CDS encoding TetR/AcrR family transcriptional regulator translates to MDKKRARRPEEKEIRKQSIVAALRTLLVKQKHPLPSTQEIAESAGVTKGVIYFYFKTREEIFLTLHLQETESFFKEMAELLQGPEYSLAKLKEKIIRQFSENEIFMFVGLIIPGILESNVDRDFLYEFKKNTSDGMDELARIWLSRETGLTIANARKFILRFYFLGLMLWQHHNPPKGVKEAFLNKNLWLLEGELDQTLSESFDWLWKGMNS, encoded by the coding sequence GTGGATAAAAAAAGAGCAAGAAGACCGGAAGAAAAGGAAATCCGCAAGCAGTCCATTGTGGCTGCTTTGCGGACACTTCTTGTCAAACAAAAACACCCCCTTCCCAGCACCCAGGAGATCGCGGAATCTGCAGGGGTAACTAAAGGTGTTATCTATTTCTATTTCAAAACAAGGGAAGAAATTTTTCTTACACTTCATTTGCAAGAAACGGAATCCTTCTTCAAGGAAATGGCTGAACTACTGCAAGGGCCTGAGTATTCTTTAGCAAAATTAAAAGAAAAGATCATTCGTCAATTTTCTGAAAACGAAATTTTTATGTTCGTTGGACTTATCATTCCAGGGATCTTAGAAAGCAACGTGGATCGGGACTTTTTATACGAATTCAAAAAAAATACTTCCGACGGAATGGATGAACTGGCAAGGATCTGGCTTTCCAGAGAAACCGGGCTTACAATCGCAAATGCAAGAAAATTTATATTACGTTTTTATTTTTTAGGCTTGATGCTATGGCAGCATCACAATCCTCCCAAAGGAGTAAAGGAAGCATTCTTAAACAAAAACCTTTGGCTTTTAGAAGGAGAATTAGACCAAACTCTTTCCGAATCCTTTGACTGGCTTTGGAAAGGAATGAACTCCTAA
- a CDS encoding esterase/lipase family protein, translating to MTYRTFLILLIAFLLQCGTATYSTISYSKYEQIRAVRENAISSENLSLITTRFLKSNDLYKRYQEAPRVVIYDLDNRLVALKTRELAYYLAELCYHVGSELDLEDPMFGRMFASSLVYSYTYLFDRKATPAADPFSMEFRFALETYNRSLAQLVRFAKRNRKLANLTDLNLPLIRGTLSMEKAEVETAWTPKNFLEVEVAYDYKNEGFSNQISKFGIGTPLILIRKHPEKEPEERRKYEFVAGVGQAYPGTALIALEESYLENRNLTLKAIIHLYDPVHRDRVQFSGLDLPMESDTTTPLAYMLSGAEKRDGFFAKFDGEVGLERKGLYLVYPYRKGKIPVVFVHGLASSPFIWFPMINELLADPKIKNNYQFWVYWYPTGNPITISAADFRDTLRDLRKTYDPKGEDSAFDKMMLVGHSMGGLLSKLMVTKSKKEDWMKAANVSPEKFESLNLESKEEVRRVFDFKPLPFVKRVVFIATPQRGSNLAEGFLASIARALFILPKGALHNIGKAYKFLTSDSKEESILPETYGVDGLSPNSLFMKVTGELKPEVPFHSIIGNSKFRDLEWINDSVVPYDSSHIDGAESELLIDSDHSVQDHMPTILEIKRILWEHSENSKK from the coding sequence ATGACTTACCGTACGTTTCTAATTTTGCTGATCGCATTTTTGTTACAATGCGGGACGGCGACTTATTCCACAATTTCCTATTCCAAATACGAACAGATCAGAGCGGTCCGTGAAAACGCGATCTCTTCCGAAAATTTAAGTCTGATCACCACCAGATTTTTAAAAAGTAACGATCTATATAAAAGATACCAAGAAGCTCCTAGAGTAGTCATTTACGATCTGGATAATAGATTGGTTGCTTTAAAAACAAGAGAGCTTGCCTATTATTTAGCCGAGTTGTGTTATCATGTAGGATCCGAACTTGATTTGGAAGATCCAATGTTCGGAAGAATGTTCGCCTCTTCCTTGGTGTATTCCTATACATATCTATTCGATAGGAAAGCGACTCCTGCAGCAGATCCATTCTCTATGGAGTTTAGATTTGCATTAGAAACATACAATAGATCTCTCGCGCAATTAGTTCGATTTGCCAAAAGAAATAGAAAACTCGCCAATCTTACGGACCTAAACCTTCCACTGATAAGAGGTACGCTTTCTATGGAAAAGGCAGAAGTTGAAACCGCTTGGACCCCGAAAAATTTCCTGGAAGTCGAAGTTGCCTACGATTATAAAAACGAAGGATTCTCAAACCAGATCAGTAAATTCGGAATAGGAACCCCTCTTATACTTATCCGAAAACACCCCGAAAAAGAACCGGAAGAAAGAAGGAAATACGAATTCGTAGCAGGTGTCGGACAAGCGTATCCAGGAACCGCACTCATTGCACTAGAGGAATCTTATTTAGAAAATCGTAATTTAACCTTAAAGGCAATTATCCATTTATATGATCCGGTGCATAGGGATCGGGTCCAATTTTCCGGATTGGATCTACCAATGGAAAGTGACACAACTACTCCATTGGCATATATGTTATCCGGCGCAGAAAAGAGAGACGGATTTTTTGCAAAGTTTGACGGAGAAGTCGGCTTAGAAAGAAAGGGACTCTATTTGGTATATCCTTACAGAAAAGGCAAGATCCCTGTAGTGTTTGTTCATGGACTTGCTTCTTCTCCGTTTATTTGGTTCCCGATGATCAACGAACTCTTAGCAGATCCTAAGATCAAAAATAATTACCAGTTCTGGGTATACTGGTATCCTACAGGAAATCCGATCACTATTTCTGCCGCGGACTTTAGGGACACACTACGAGATCTCCGAAAAACCTATGATCCCAAAGGAGAAGATTCCGCCTTCGACAAGATGATGCTCGTGGGTCATAGTATGGGCGGCCTTCTTTCCAAACTTATGGTGACCAAAAGTAAAAAAGAAGATTGGATGAAAGCCGCCAATGTATCTCCCGAGAAATTCGAGTCTCTTAACTTGGAGTCCAAAGAAGAAGTAAGACGAGTATTCGATTTTAAACCTTTACCATTTGTGAAAAGGGTGGTATTCATTGCCACACCACAGAGAGGTTCCAATCTTGCCGAAGGTTTTTTAGCATCTATCGCAAGGGCCTTATTCATACTTCCTAAAGGTGCTCTTCATAATATAGGAAAGGCTTACAAGTTTTTAACATCCGATTCGAAAGAAGAATCCATTCTTCCGGAAACCTATGGAGTAGACGGACTTTCCCCCAATAGCCTGTTCATGAAAGTGACCGGCGAATTGAAACCTGAGGTTCCATTTCATTCTATCATAGGAAATTCTAAGTTTAGAGACCTAGAATGGATCAATGATTCGGTAGTGCCTTACGATAGTTCTCATATAGATGGAGCAGAGTCCGAACTACTGATAGATTCGGATCATTCTGTCCAAGATCATATGCCCACTATTCTCGAAATTAAAAGAATTCTCTGGGAACATTCAGAGAATTCTAAGAAATAA
- a CDS encoding pentapeptide repeat-containing protein, with protein MSVMDFNRYKEINDQRLNYREMEDATVVSNYRNVGCGDGYRIYLKIDEDRKVTDASYTTTGCGFGIVALAMATEIAKGKTIDELKNVTTDDVEKQFEFPERRKNYPESAVAALQQAIQDYETGEGVPKERRITAAKAKELLSQSGSLKGEDLSSIILEKEDLHGVDFSGANLNNAFLTNCNFAGANFEGARLRGAFLNGADLTGANLKGADLRWAKLAGAKIEGADFTDAVYDIGTRVDQRQIHIFSSMKKEGKDIYMEKHEAG; from the coding sequence ATGTCAGTAATGGATTTTAACAGATACAAAGAGATCAATGACCAAAGACTAAACTATAGAGAAATGGAAGATGCTACAGTTGTTTCCAACTATAGAAATGTGGGCTGTGGAGATGGGTATCGTATTTATCTCAAAATAGACGAGGACAGAAAAGTCACAGACGCAAGTTATACAACCACAGGCTGTGGTTTCGGGATAGTTGCACTTGCAATGGCCACAGAGATCGCTAAAGGTAAAACCATAGACGAGCTCAAAAACGTTACCACTGACGACGTCGAAAAACAATTCGAGTTCCCTGAACGTCGTAAAAATTATCCAGAGTCAGCAGTAGCTGCACTCCAACAAGCAATCCAAGATTACGAGACAGGAGAAGGGGTCCCGAAAGAAAGAAGGATCACTGCTGCAAAAGCAAAAGAATTACTCTCCCAAAGCGGAAGCCTAAAAGGAGAGGATCTATCTTCTATCATATTAGAAAAAGAAGATCTACATGGAGTGGATTTCTCCGGAGCAAATTTAAACAACGCATTCTTAACTAACTGTAATTTTGCTGGGGCCAATTTTGAGGGTGCAAGACTTCGTGGTGCTTTCTTGAACGGAGCAGATCTAACTGGAGCCAATCTAAAAGGTGCAGACTTACGTTGGGCGAAACTCGCAGGGGCCAAAATAGAAGGCGCTGACTTTACGGACGCAGTCTACGATATAGGTACGAGAGTTGACCAAAGACAAATACATATTTTCTCTTCCATGAAGAAGGAAGGAAAAGATATCTATATGGAGAAACATGAAGCCGGGTGA
- the rpmE gene encoding 50S ribosomal protein L31, with amino-acid sequence MKTDIHPKYADAKIRCACGAVYETRTTVGDIHVEICSNCHPYFTGKSKILDTTGRVDKFKKKYKIS; translated from the coding sequence ATGAAAACAGACATCCATCCTAAATACGCTGACGCCAAAATTCGCTGCGCTTGTGGGGCGGTTTACGAGACTCGCACTACGGTCGGAGACATCCACGTGGAAATTTGCTCCAACTGCCACCCATACTTCACCGGAAAATCCAAAATCCTGGATACAACTGGTCGAGTAGACAAGTTCAAGAAAAAATACAAAATCTCCTAA